Genomic window (Streptomyces yatensis):
GGCCGTGTTCGAACAGGCCGCCCTTCTCGCCGAAGTCACGGTCGGCGGGGTCCTCCACCTCGTCGAGGATGACCCGACCCACCTTCGTGCTGAGCACGTACTGGTCGCGGGGGCGCCCGGCGAGCGCGTCGCCGAGGCGTATCTCCGCCAGGCCGGCGCCGTAGAAGGGAGCGGTGTCGTAGTAACGGATGCCGTGGTCCCAGGCGGCGTCTACGGTGGCGGCGGCCTCCTCGGCGGAGACGTCGCGGAACATGCTGCCGAGCGGTGCCGTGCCCAAGCCGAGGCGACCGGGGAGCAGGGACTTGATGGTCATGAAAGGTCCTTGCGAAGAGAGGAGAGGGGGCGGACTCATGGCTTCCGGCCGGTCCGCCGTTCTTGCGTCTTCGACAGTAGGATCGGTACTTCAGACTGTCCAAGACTCTCTTGGATAGAGTTGAGTCCTCGGAGGTCTTACGTGCTTGACCTGCGCCAACTCCGCTACTTCATCGCGGTGGCCGAGACCGAACACGTCGGCCGCGCCGCCGAGCAACTCCACATCTCGCAGTCTCCTCTCAGCCGGCAGATCGCCCAACTGGAGAAGAACCTCGGCCTCACCCTGTTCGAGCGCAGCCAGCAGCGCATCCGGCTCACCCGCGATGGCGCGATCTTCCTCAGCGAGGCCCGGGCCCTGCTGCGCCATGCCGACCGGCTGGAGAACCTGGGCCGCCGGCTGGGCAGGGGTGAGGAGGGCGGCCTGTGCATCGGCTATGTCGCCGACGCCATGCACACGGGGGTGCTGCCGGGGGCGCTGCGCCGGCTGCAGGAGGAGAGCCCCGGCATCCATGTCGCGCTGTACAGCATGCCCGCGGCCGAGCAGTTCGAGGGACTGCGCCAGCGCAGCCTCGACATCGCCCTGGTGCGGGAGCCGCCGGACCGCGACGACCCCGTGCTGCGGGCCGCGCCGCTGCTGGAGGACCCGTTGCTGCTCGTCCTCCCGGCCGGCCATCCGCTGGCCGCGCGCGAGACGATCGCGGCGCGGGACCTGGACGGCCAGCCGTGGATCGCGGTCGAGGAGCCGGGCGACCCGGTGTGGCGGGACACGTTCGTCGCCGCGTGTGTCGCCTCCGGCTTCACGCCCGACATCCGGCTCGACGCCGCGGACCCGCTGACGGCACTCGGCCTGGTGGCCTCCGGCCTCGGGCTGGCGCTGGTGCAGAGAAGCATGGTGCGCGGGGCGACGGACGCCGTGGCCGTGCGCACATTGCCCTGGCACGAGGCGTCCGTTCACCTGTGGGCGGTATGGCACCACGTCGATCTGCGGCCCGTCGTCGCCTCGTTCCGCGAGACGGTGCTGTCGGACGAGCGGGAGCCGGGTGCGGGGCCACTGGCGGGTGGGCTCGCCTCGGGGGTGTGAGGTCAGCCGGGGAGTCCGCACCCCGGAATCCGGAGTGACGAAGCGTCAGGGGGTGATGCCTCCAAGGACGCCACGGCCGCGACCAGGGTGGCGAGCCTCGGGTCCCGGGCGGCCAGGTCGAGCGCTTCGCGCAGGGCC
Coding sequences:
- a CDS encoding LysR substrate-binding domain-containing protein, whose amino-acid sequence is MLDLRQLRYFIAVAETEHVGRAAEQLHISQSPLSRQIAQLEKNLGLTLFERSQQRIRLTRDGAIFLSEARALLRHADRLENLGRRLGRGEEGGLCIGYVADAMHTGVLPGALRRLQEESPGIHVALYSMPAAEQFEGLRQRSLDIALVREPPDRDDPVLRAAPLLEDPLLLVLPAGHPLAARETIAARDLDGQPWIAVEEPGDPVWRDTFVAACVASGFTPDIRLDAADPLTALGLVASGLGLALVQRSMVRGATDAVAVRTLPWHEASVHLWAVWHHVDLRPVVASFRETVLSDEREPGAGPLAGGLASGV